The nucleotide sequence TAATATAAGTTTTACTAAATTGTAAACAGCATTCTTCATGATTCTCCATAAATATTGGCCGAATGTATGTATAATACTGTATGGTAATATTTGTAAATAAATGTTTTGACCATAGTATTTAAGGGAAACACGAAAATTTTGTCACTTAGGCAACTCGTATATATTGTATAATATATTGGCTCAGTGCACTATATATTCCGGTTTTGATTTGATTATAAACCTCTCTTTTCGACAAAATACGATTATATTGTCCACTTTTCAAAATCGTTAAAATTATTATAAAAAACGCTTGCATAAAGCAAGGGCTTGTAGTAGAATATACGTGGTGGGGGAAAGTGTACTAAAGTGTATTAATATGCCATGAAAGTGGTACGAAATGACTTAAGTGTGGAGCACATTGCCCTAAAACCAAAAAAGTTGGTTGAAAGGAGGCGGCAAAATGTTAATAGGTGAATATATGCAAACTGTGGACGCTAAGTTCAGGGTTAACATTCCATCTAAGTTTAGAACCGATTTGGGTCAGACTTTTGTCGTCGCTAAAGGAATCAACTGTATTTCGATATATCCGAAAGATGAATGGATACGGTTTTTGGAAAGTTTGAAAGATATGAAAAAACTTAGGTTTTTCTCTGCCGGTTCAAGTGAGTGTGAACTTGATACGCAGGGAAGGATAGTTGTTCCGGTCAGTCTTCGTGAATATATTGGTCTTCAGAAAGAAATAGCGGTTATAGGTGCGTTCAAGCATGTTGAGATATGGAATAGGGATAAGTGGTCGGAGTATTTTGACGACGACGCTTATAAGGCCGAAAATATAGAGTCAATTATGGAGCAGGAAGATTTTATATAGAAATTTGAACGCAGAGGAAGCTTCTATGGAATTTAATCATATTTCAGTTTTGTTGAATGAAAGCGTTGCAGCGCTGAACGTAAAGCCTGAAGGAGTGTATCTTGACGGCACGCTTGGCGGCGGCGGACATTCGTCTCTTATATGTGAAAAACTTGGCGAATCCGGAACTCTTATCGGTATTGACCGAGATACTGCCGCACTTAATGCAGCCGGTAAAAAACTTGAAAAATATAAGTGCAGGAAATTAACTGTTCACGATAATTTTTTTAATGTAAAAAATATTTTAGAAAGTCTTAAAATCCCTAATATTGATGGAGCAATTCTAGATTTGGGCGTGTCATCTCCGCAGCTTGATGAGGCAGAACGCGGATTCAGCTATAATTCCGATGCACGGCTTGATATGAGAATGAACAGGGACGACAAACTGACGGCATATGATGTTGTTAACAATTATACTTTTGATGAACTGAAACAATTGCTGTTCAGGTTTGGAGAGGAAAAGAATGCCTCAAAAATAGCCGCTAATATAGTGAAAGAAAGAGAAAGAAAGACAATAGAAACAACGCGGGAGCTAAGTGAAATTATAAAGAGGTCATTTCCTCCGAAAAAAAGGTATGGGGACAAGCATCCTGCCAAGAGAAGTTTTCAGGCTATTAGAATAGAGGTCAATCATGAACTTGATGGTCTGAAAGAAGCAATTTGTGATTTTATAGAATGTTTGAAGCCGGGCGGACGTTTGGCTGTGATAACCTTTCATTCGCTGGAGGATAGAATTGTAAAGACTGCTTTTGCAGAATTGGCCAGAGGATGTACCTGCCCGAAAGAATTTCCGGTTTGTGTTTGCGGAAACTCGCCGAAGATAAAGATAATAAACAGAAAACCAATAGTTGCCGGAAAAGATGAACTTGAAAAAAATAACAGAGCCCATAGTGCAAAATTACGAATAGCAGAAAAAATATAATCGAATGTTAAAAAGTTTAATTGAAAGGGATGGTAAAGTGCCTGAGAAACAAAAGACAGCATATAGAAGACAAGCACCTTTGTCGCAAAGCAGG is from Monoglobus pectinilyticus and encodes:
- the mraZ gene encoding division/cell wall cluster transcriptional repressor MraZ, with product MLIGEYMQTVDAKFRVNIPSKFRTDLGQTFVVAKGINCISIYPKDEWIRFLESLKDMKKLRFFSAGSSECELDTQGRIVVPVSLREYIGLQKEIAVIGAFKHVEIWNRDKWSEYFDDDAYKAENIESIMEQEDFI
- the rsmH gene encoding 16S rRNA (cytosine(1402)-N(4))-methyltransferase RsmH encodes the protein MEFNHISVLLNESVAALNVKPEGVYLDGTLGGGGHSSLICEKLGESGTLIGIDRDTAALNAAGKKLEKYKCRKLTVHDNFFNVKNILESLKIPNIDGAILDLGVSSPQLDEAERGFSYNSDARLDMRMNRDDKLTAYDVVNNYTFDELKQLLFRFGEEKNASKIAANIVKERERKTIETTRELSEIIKRSFPPKKRYGDKHPAKRSFQAIRIEVNHELDGLKEAICDFIECLKPGGRLAVITFHSLEDRIVKTAFAELARGCTCPKEFPVCVCGNSPKIKIINRKPIVAGKDELEKNNRAHSAKLRIAEKI